GCCAGCACGGGTTCCGCGTCACGGCTGATTTGCGCAACGAGAAGATCACGTATAAAATACGCGAACATTCCGTCCAAAAGTTGCCGTACATCCTGGTGATCGGCGACAAGGAACGGGATGCCAATACCGTGGCCGTGCGTGCGCGGGGCAATGTCGATCTCGGCGTAATGTCGATCGACGCCCTGGTCGAGCGACTCCAGCAGGATGTCGCCAACAAAGCCTGACGGTACGCCTCGGTGCGTGGCACCGAGGCATCCGTAACCGGCCACACCTAACAAATTTCTTAAAGGAAACTGCAATAGCTACTGACAAGTCGCATCGCATCAATGGCGAAATCACGGCACCGGAAATGCGCCTGTCCGGTGTCAACAATGAGCCGCTGGGTATCGTAAGCCTGGCCGAAGCCTTCCGTCTCGCGGAAGAAGCGAACGTTGACCTCGTGGAGATCGCGCCGACGGCGCAGCCACCGGTTTGCCGTCTGATGGACTACGGCAAGTTCAAGTATTCGGAGCAGAAGAAGGCGCACGAAGCAAAATTGAAGCAGAAGATCATCGCCGTGAAGGAAGTCAAATTCCGTCCGGGTACCGATGATGGCGACTACAACATCAAGCTGCGCAATCTGATCAAGTTCCTGGAAGAAGGCGACAAGACGAAAATCACGTTGCGTTTCCGCGGCCGCGAAATGGCCCACCAGGACATCGGCATGCGCATGCTGGAGCGTCTGAAGGCTGACCTGGAAGAGCATGGCCAGGTGGAGCAGTTCCCGAAGATGGAAGGGCGCCAGATGATCATGGTCATCGCCCCGAAAAAGAAGAAATAGGCGTCGGCAAACTCGCAAAGCGGGCGTATTCCGGGTCCGCCGTGCTCATCGTACTAAA
This is a stretch of genomic DNA from Pseudoduganella chitinolytica. It encodes these proteins:
- the infC gene encoding translation initiation factor IF-3, which codes for MATDKSHRINGEITAPEMRLSGVNNEPLGIVSLAEAFRLAEEANVDLVEIAPTAQPPVCRLMDYGKFKYSEQKKAHEAKLKQKIIAVKEVKFRPGTDDGDYNIKLRNLIKFLEEGDKTKITLRFRGREMAHQDIGMRMLERLKADLEEHGQVEQFPKMEGRQMIMVIAPKKKK